A window of the Thermus thermamylovorans genome harbors these coding sequences:
- the metH gene encoding methionine synthase, protein MVEVHACSPGCRHHLGGAGWGEAPLVRLGYNREARARRFPYLRALLERPLVFDGAMGTELWKRDLTPEDYGGEAFYGCPEVLNRTRPEVVGEIHRAYLEAGAEVIETNTFGCLRHVLAEYGLGEEAEGLAHAAARIAREAAEPYGAFVAGALGPGTKLISLGQIGWDELFAAYKEAARGLLRGGVDLILLETAQDLLQVRCAVLAVREAMAEVGREVPLQVQVTLEATGTMLVGSDEGAALAALESLPIDVVGMNCATGPDLMDSKIRYFAENSTRFVACLPNAGLPRNEGGRVVYDLTPEELARWHRKFVAEYGVNAVGGCCGTGPEHIRMVAEAVRGLPAPPRPGAFPPQVASLYQAVPLRQEASLLLVGERLNATGSRRFREMLFARDLEGILALAREQVAEGAHALDLSVAWTGRDELADLAWLLPHLATAVTAPFMVDSTSPSAMELALKHLPGRILLNSANLEEGLERFDRVASLAKAHGAALVVLTIDEGGMAKTREEKVRVALRMYERLTEHHGFRPEDLLFDLLTFPITQGDEESRPLARETLLALEELGERLPGVGFILGVSNVSFGLKPRARRVLNSVFLDEARKRGLTAAIVDAGKILPIPEIPEEAYAIALDLIHDRRREGYDPLFAFMAYFETHQQAFAAKEDAFAALPLLERLRRRVVEGRKAGLEADLEEALKAGHRPLDLINGPLLAGMKEVGELFGAGKMQLPFVLQAAEVMKRAVAFLEPHMERRGAGRGKMVLATVKGDVHDIGKNLVDILLSNNGYQVVNLGIKVPIEEILKAVEEHRPQAVGMSGLLVKSTLVMKENLEYMRDRGYTLPVILGGAALTRAYVEGELRAIYPNVHYAEDAFEGLRLMEALTGGEAPSVRQEAPKPKAEAPRVAPKAKPVGEAPFVPRPPFFGVRVEEGLDLATIAHYVNKLALFRGQWGYSRKGMSREAWQALVAREAEPVFQRLLREAQAGGWLRPRVLYGFFPVAREGEELLVFSPETGEVRERFRFPRQRGGGLSLLDYFRPRFAPPLGDEAAWLPAYEAGARDVLGVQLVTMGEEPSRKARALFEGGAYQDYLFAHGFAVEMTEALAEYWHKRMRQMWGIAGRDATDIKRLFQGGYQGARYSFGYPACPDLADQAKLDRLMGFVRIGVRLTESFQLEPEHATSALVVHHPEARYFSVD, encoded by the coding sequence ATGGTGGAGGTCCACGCCTGCAGCCCCGGCTGCCGCCACCACCTGGGGGGGGCGGGCTGGGGGGAGGCCCCCTTGGTGCGGCTTGGGTACAACCGGGAGGCCCGGGCCAGGAGGTTCCCCTACCTGAGGGCCCTCCTGGAAAGGCCCCTGGTCTTCGACGGGGCCATGGGCACGGAGCTCTGGAAGCGGGACCTCACCCCCGAGGACTACGGGGGGGAGGCCTTCTACGGCTGCCCGGAGGTGCTGAACCGCACCCGGCCCGAGGTGGTGGGGGAGATCCACCGGGCCTACCTCGAGGCCGGCGCCGAGGTGATCGAGACCAACACCTTCGGCTGCCTGCGCCACGTCCTGGCGGAGTACGGCCTCGGGGAGGAAGCGGAAGGGCTGGCCCACGCCGCGGCCAGGATCGCCCGGGAGGCCGCAGAACCTTACGGGGCCTTCGTGGCCGGGGCCCTGGGCCCGGGGACCAAGCTCATCTCCTTAGGGCAGATCGGGTGGGACGAGCTCTTTGCCGCCTACAAGGAGGCCGCCCGGGGGCTTCTCAGGGGCGGGGTGGACCTGATCCTCCTGGAAACCGCCCAGGACCTCCTGCAGGTGCGCTGCGCCGTCTTGGCGGTGCGGGAGGCCATGGCCGAGGTGGGGCGGGAGGTGCCCCTGCAGGTGCAGGTCACCCTAGAGGCCACGGGCACCATGCTGGTGGGCTCGGACGAGGGCGCGGCCCTGGCCGCCCTGGAGAGCCTGCCTATAGATGTGGTGGGCATGAACTGCGCCACCGGCCCTGACCTCATGGACAGCAAGATCCGCTACTTCGCCGAGAACAGCACCCGCTTTGTGGCCTGCCTCCCGAATGCGGGCCTCCCCCGGAACGAGGGGGGGAGGGTGGTCTACGACCTCACCCCCGAGGAACTCGCCCGGTGGCACCGGAAGTTCGTGGCCGAGTACGGGGTGAACGCCGTGGGGGGGTGCTGCGGCACGGGGCCGGAGCACATCCGGATGGTGGCGGAGGCGGTGCGGGGCCTCCCTGCCCCCCCGCGGCCCGGGGCCTTCCCCCCCCAGGTGGCCTCCTTGTACCAGGCGGTGCCCCTCCGGCAGGAGGCGAGCCTCCTCCTGGTGGGGGAGAGGCTGAACGCCACCGGGAGCCGACGCTTCCGGGAGATGCTCTTTGCCCGCGACCTCGAGGGCATACTGGCCCTGGCCCGGGAGCAGGTGGCGGAGGGGGCCCACGCCCTGGACCTCTCCGTGGCCTGGACGGGGCGGGACGAGCTTGCAGACCTCGCCTGGCTCCTTCCCCACCTGGCCACCGCGGTCACCGCGCCCTTCATGGTGGACTCCACCTCCCCTTCGGCCATGGAGCTGGCCCTCAAACACCTTCCCGGGCGGATCCTCCTGAACTCCGCCAACCTGGAGGAGGGCCTGGAGCGGTTCGACCGGGTGGCCTCCCTGGCCAAGGCCCACGGGGCGGCCCTGGTGGTCCTCACCATCGACGAGGGGGGCATGGCCAAGACCCGGGAGGAGAAGGTGCGGGTGGCCCTGCGCATGTACGAGCGCCTCACGGAGCATCACGGCTTCCGCCCGGAGGACCTCCTCTTCGACCTCCTCACCTTCCCCATCACCCAAGGGGACGAGGAGAGCCGCCCTTTGGCCCGGGAAACCCTCCTGGCCCTGGAGGAGCTAGGGGAGAGGCTTCCTGGGGTGGGGTTTATCCTGGGGGTTTCCAACGTTTCCTTTGGCCTCAAGCCCCGGGCCCGGCGGGTCCTGAACTCGGTCTTCCTGGACGAGGCCCGCAAACGGGGCCTCACCGCCGCCATCGTGGACGCGGGGAAGATCCTCCCCATCCCCGAGATCCCCGAGGAGGCCTACGCCATCGCCTTGGACCTCATCCACGACCGCAGGCGGGAGGGGTACGACCCCCTCTTCGCCTTCATGGCCTACTTTGAAACCCACCAGCAGGCGTTCGCCGCCAAGGAGGACGCCTTCGCCGCCCTGCCCCTCTTGGAGCGCCTCAGGCGCCGGGTGGTGGAGGGGCGGAAGGCGGGCCTCGAGGCCGACCTGGAGGAGGCCCTGAAGGCGGGACACAGGCCCCTGGACCTCATCAACGGCCCCCTCCTTGCCGGCATGAAGGAGGTGGGGGAACTCTTCGGGGCGGGGAAGATGCAGCTGCCCTTCGTCCTGCAGGCAGCGGAGGTGATGAAGCGGGCCGTGGCCTTCCTGGAGCCCCACATGGAAAGGCGGGGGGCAGGCCGGGGGAAGATGGTCCTGGCCACGGTGAAGGGGGACGTGCACGACATCGGCAAGAACCTGGTGGACATCCTCCTCAGCAACAACGGCTACCAGGTGGTGAACCTGGGGATCAAGGTGCCCATCGAGGAGATCCTGAAGGCGGTGGAGGAGCACCGGCCCCAGGCGGTGGGCATGTCCGGCCTCCTGGTCAAGAGCACCCTGGTCATGAAGGAGAACCTGGAGTACATGCGGGACAGGGGCTACACCCTGCCGGTGATCCTGGGGGGGGCCGCCCTCACCCGCGCCTACGTGGAGGGGGAGCTCAGGGCCATCTACCCCAACGTCCACTACGCGGAGGATGCCTTCGAGGGCCTCAGGCTCATGGAAGCCCTCACGGGCGGGGAGGCCCCCTCGGTCCGCCAGGAAGCCCCCAAACCCAAGGCGGAAGCCCCCAGGGTGGCGCCCAAGGCCAAGCCCGTGGGGGAGGCCCCCTTCGTTCCCCGTCCCCCCTTCTTCGGGGTGCGGGTGGAGGAGGGGCTGGACCTGGCCACCATCGCCCACTACGTGAACAAGCTCGCCCTTTTCCGCGGCCAGTGGGGGTACAGCCGCAAAGGGATGAGCCGGGAGGCGTGGCAGGCCCTGGTGGCGCGGGAGGCGGAGCCCGTCTTCCAGAGGCTCCTTCGGGAGGCCCAGGCGGGGGGGTGGCTCAGGCCCAGGGTGCTCTACGGCTTCTTTCCCGTGGCCAGGGAGGGGGAGGAGCTCCTGGTCTTCTCCCCGGAGACCGGGGAGGTGCGGGAGCGCTTCCGCTTTCCCCGCCAGCGGGGCGGAGGGCTTTCCTTGTTGGACTACTTCCGCCCCCGCTTCGCCCCGCCCTTGGGGGACGAGGCGGCGTGGCTCCCCGCTTACGAAGCGGGCGCCCGGGACGTCTTGGGCGTCCAGCTCGTGACCATGGGGGAGGAGCCTTCCCGGAAGGCCAGGGCGCTCTTTGAGGGCGGGGCCTACCAGGATTACCTTTTCGCCCATGGCTTTGCTGTGGAGATGACCGAGGCCCTGGCGGAGTACTGGCACAAGAGGATGCGGCAGATGTGGGGGATCGCCGGCCGGGACGCCACCGACATCAAGAGGCTCTTCCAGGGGGGCTACCAGGGGGCCCGCTACTCCTTCGGCTACCCCGCCTGCCCGGACCTGGCGGACCAGGCCAAGCTGGACCGGCTCATGGGCTTCGTCCGCATCGGGGTGCGCCTCACGGAGAGCTTCCAGCTGGAGCCGGAGCACGCCACCAGTGCCCTGGTGGTCCACCACCCGGAGGCCCGCTACTTCAGCGTGGACTGA
- a CDS encoding chorismate-binding protein: MAGPPSALLLLYHRARSLGLAPALLESLGPKAPFARLSLLGVRPRHRLEVWAGRLYLDGRRVGEALDLFRYLERGLGKGYFPAWMGFFAYEFARHLGLPAHDPLPGLPEAFFLYYPEGYALLEGRLVQRPSFSLKPLPYLPPPLPHHPLVSDFPQRAFLQGVLEVQERIRAGVVYQVNLSHRFRLLGPVDPLLLYARLRALNPSPFMGLLEGEEWAVVSGSPERLFRKAGARVLARPIAGTRPRGRTPEEDLALEGELLASAKERAEHAMLVDLLRNDLARVALPGTVRVRELFTVERYAHVMHLVSEVEGHTRASLGEVFASLFPGGTITGAPKGTVMAAIRELEPVPRGAYTGSLGYVSGRGADFNLLIRSFQRVGEEVLFSAGAGIVIASDPGAEYRETLHKAESLLLALERGRPGKAPEPPRPTAAWAPPPPPRRVRARVLFLENRDSFSYNLVDYLRALGAEVAVVDQEEPPRLGGFSHLVVGPGPKDPFTAGRVLEWTQRALAEGIPFLGVCLGHQALGVALGAALYRERPVHGEAHPVYHGGEALFAGFPNPLPFARYHSLALRDLPPGVRLLAWTGEGVPMALWDGRRAFGVQFHPESILSPWGMELLARFLEVG, encoded by the coding sequence GTGGCTGGCCCCCCTTCGGCCCTCCTCCTCCTCTACCACCGGGCGCGGAGCCTGGGCCTGGCCCCCGCCCTCCTGGAGTCCCTGGGCCCCAAGGCCCCCTTCGCCCGCCTCTCCCTCCTGGGGGTCAGGCCCCGGCACCGCCTCGAGGTGTGGGCGGGCCGGCTTTACCTGGACGGGAGGCGGGTGGGGGAGGCCCTGGACCTCTTCCGCTACCTGGAAAGGGGCCTGGGGAAGGGATACTTCCCCGCCTGGATGGGTTTTTTCGCCTACGAGTTCGCCCGCCACCTGGGCCTTCCCGCCCACGACCCCCTCCCGGGCCTGCCCGAGGCCTTCTTCCTCTACTACCCCGAGGGCTACGCCCTTCTGGAGGGGCGCCTGGTGCAGCGCCCCTCCTTTTCCCTGAAGCCCTTGCCCTACCTCCCCCCACCCCTGCCCCACCACCCCCTGGTCTCCGACTTCCCCCAAAGGGCCTTCCTCCAGGGGGTCCTCGAGGTGCAGGAAAGGATCCGCGCCGGGGTGGTCTACCAGGTGAACCTCTCCCACCGCTTCCGCCTCCTGGGCCCGGTGGACCCCCTCCTCCTCTACGCCCGCCTGCGGGCCCTGAACCCTTCCCCCTTCATGGGCCTGTTGGAGGGGGAGGAGTGGGCGGTGGTCTCGGGGAGCCCGGAAAGGCTTTTCCGGAAGGCGGGGGCCCGGGTCCTGGCCCGGCCCATCGCGGGCACGAGGCCCAGGGGGAGGACCCCGGAGGAGGACCTGGCCCTGGAGGGGGAGCTCCTCGCCTCGGCCAAGGAGCGGGCGGAGCACGCCATGCTGGTGGATCTCCTCCGCAACGACCTGGCCCGGGTGGCCCTGCCGGGGACGGTGCGGGTGCGGGAGCTTTTCACCGTGGAGCGCTACGCCCACGTGATGCACCTGGTCTCCGAGGTGGAGGGCCACACCCGCGCCTCCTTGGGGGAGGTTTTCGCCAGCCTCTTCCCCGGGGGCACGATCACCGGGGCCCCCAAGGGCACGGTGATGGCGGCCATCCGGGAGCTGGAGCCCGTGCCCCGGGGGGCCTACACGGGGAGCCTGGGGTACGTTTCGGGGCGGGGGGCGGACTTCAACCTCCTCATCCGCTCCTTCCAGAGGGTGGGGGAGGAGGTGCTCTTCTCCGCGGGGGCGGGGATCGTCATCGCCTCGGATCCGGGAGCGGAGTACCGGGAGACCCTGCACAAGGCGGAAAGCCTCCTCCTGGCCCTGGAGCGGGGCCGCCCCGGGAAGGCCCCCGAGCCTCCCAGGCCCACCGCCGCCTGGGCCCCCCCGCCCCCTCCCCGGCGGGTGCGGGCCCGGGTCCTCTTCCTGGAAAACCGCGACTCCTTCAGCTACAACCTGGTGGACTACCTCCGCGCCCTGGGGGCGGAGGTGGCGGTGGTGGACCAGGAGGAGCCGCCCCGCCTTGGGGGCTTCAGCCACCTGGTGGTGGGCCCGGGGCCCAAGGACCCCTTCACCGCGGGGCGGGTCCTGGAGTGGACCCAAAGGGCCCTGGCGGAGGGGATCCCCTTCCTGGGGGTGTGCCTGGGGCACCAGGCCCTGGGGGTGGCCCTGGGGGCGGCGCTCTACCGGGAAAGGCCGGTGCACGGGGAGGCGCATCCGGTCTACCACGGGGGAGAGGCGCTCTTCGCCGGGTTTCCCAACCCCTTGCCCTTTGCCCGCTACCATTCCCTGGCCCTCAGGGACCTTCCCCCAGGGGTGCGCCTTCTGGCCTGGACAGGGGAGGGGGTGCCCATGGCCCTATGGGACGGGAGGCGGGCCTTTGGCGTGCAGTTCCACCCGGAGAGCATCCTTTCCCCGTGGGGGATGGAGCTTCTGGCCCGGTTTCTGGAGGTGGGCTGA
- a CDS encoding aminotransferase class IV, with protein sequence MRRVLLRGEPFVEGLPESLAYHGLSVFTTLRVERGEPLWLEEHLFRLRRHGEALGLPYPGDGVFLADLRALQDSFSGVPCLRLRFTLGEGVWLSEARPHTPPPLAAYREGVRVHLTRHRVHPDLARYKTGNYLPYRLALGEARGRGAFEGLLQDAEGHVVDGSRTSPLLYREGTLYLLEGGLEGITREKVAAGARALGLRVERVYLRPEGLRGLLLLAGSGVGLLPAGPPPEELAPLIRALRPACYTG encoded by the coding sequence ATGCGCCGGGTTCTGCTCCGGGGGGAGCCCTTCGTGGAGGGCTTGCCGGAAAGCCTCGCCTACCACGGCCTGAGCGTCTTCACCACCCTGCGGGTGGAAAGGGGGGAGCCCCTATGGCTGGAGGAGCACCTCTTTCGCCTGCGCCGCCACGGGGAGGCCCTGGGCCTCCCCTATCCGGGGGACGGGGTCTTCTTGGCGGACCTGAGGGCCCTCCAGGACTCCTTTTCCGGCGTGCCCTGCCTGCGCCTCCGCTTCACCCTGGGGGAAGGGGTGTGGCTTTCTGAAGCCAGGCCCCACACGCCCCCGCCCCTTGCCGCTTACCGCGAGGGGGTGCGGGTCCACCTCACCCGCCACCGGGTGCACCCGGACCTCGCCCGCTACAAGACCGGGAACTACCTGCCCTACCGCCTGGCCCTTGGGGAGGCCCGGGGCCGGGGGGCCTTTGAGGGGCTTTTGCAGGACGCAGAGGGGCACGTGGTGGACGGCAGCCGCACCAGCCCCCTCCTCTACCGGGAGGGGACGCTCTACCTCCTGGAGGGGGGATTGGAGGGCATCACCCGGGAGAAGGTGGCCGCGGGGGCGCGGGCCCTGGGCCTGAGGGTGGAGCGGGTCTACCTGCGCCCAGAGGGGCTCAGGGGCCTCCTCCTCCTTGCGGGAAGCGGGGTGGGCCTCCTGCCGGCGGGCCCGCCCCCGGAGGAGCTGGCCCCCTTGATCCGGGCCCTTCGCCCCGCCTGCTATACTGGATAA
- the greA gene encoding transcription elongation factor GreA, protein MKKPVYLTPEGFRRLQEELNHLKTTKRQEISAGFEQALEEGDLRENAGYDEARRAMWQNEARIAQLEDLLSRALVVEGNGSYDQVALGCQVELETEAGERLSLSIVGSHEADIFSGKISDESPLGQALLGKKVGDVVEIRGKRGAQVYTILEIRPL, encoded by the coding sequence ATGAAAAAGCCGGTCTACCTCACCCCGGAAGGCTTTAGGCGCCTCCAGGAGGAGCTGAACCACCTCAAGACCACCAAGAGGCAGGAGATCTCCGCCGGTTTTGAGCAGGCCCTGGAGGAAGGGGACCTCCGGGAGAACGCCGGCTACGACGAGGCCCGGCGGGCCATGTGGCAGAACGAGGCCAGGATCGCCCAGCTGGAAGACCTCCTCTCCCGGGCGCTGGTGGTGGAGGGGAACGGCTCCTACGACCAGGTGGCCCTGGGCTGCCAGGTGGAGCTGGAGACCGAGGCCGGGGAAAGGCTTTCCCTCTCCATCGTGGGCAGCCACGAGGCGGACATCTTCAGCGGCAAGATCTCCGATGAATCCCCCCTGGGCCAGGCCCTCCTGGGCAAGAAGGTGGGGGACGTGGTGGAGATCCGGGGCAAGCGGGGGGCCCAGGTCTACACCATCCTGGAGATCCGGCCCCTATAG
- the recO gene encoding DNA repair protein RecO, with amino-acid sequence MERYRLEEGVVVGRKALPQGDLLLRFLTPKGSLEALAKKGLRPSGRSGRLSLFHHVRFQVYAKGEGLPTLTQAELVGRLHGLEEPRRFLLASFLAELAYRLASPEAAPRLYPVFVSGLRGIAKQPEPLLPLVWAGWRAVKAGGLAPSLLGPGLRLQGGRLGEEGVYLGEKGVEALRAILHLPGGEALPYLETAPLERLLLALKAHAEEALGPLRAAALL; translated from the coding sequence GTGGAGCGCTACCGCCTGGAAGAGGGCGTGGTGGTGGGGCGGAAGGCCCTCCCCCAGGGGGACCTCCTCCTGCGCTTCCTCACCCCTAAGGGGAGCCTCGAGGCCCTGGCCAAAAAGGGCCTCCGCCCCTCGGGGCGCTCGGGCCGGCTTTCCCTCTTCCACCACGTGCGCTTCCAGGTCTACGCCAAGGGGGAAGGCCTCCCCACCCTCACCCAGGCGGAGCTGGTGGGCAGGCTCCACGGCCTGGAGGAGCCGAGGCGCTTTCTCCTGGCCTCCTTCCTGGCGGAGCTCGCCTACCGCCTGGCCTCCCCCGAAGCCGCCCCCAGGCTCTACCCGGTCTTCGTCTCCGGCCTCCGGGGGATCGCCAAGCAGCCCGAGCCCCTCCTCCCCCTGGTCTGGGCGGGCTGGCGGGCGGTGAAGGCGGGGGGCCTGGCCCCGAGCCTCCTGGGGCCCGGCCTCCGCCTCCAGGGGGGGAGGCTGGGGGAGGAGGGGGTCTACCTGGGGGAAAAGGGGGTGGAGGCCCTCCGGGCCATCCTCCACCTGCCCGGGGGGGAGGCCCTCCCCTACCTGGAAACCGCGCCCCTGGAGCGGCTCCTCCTCGCCCTCAAGGCCCACGCCGAGGAGGCCCTGGGCCCCTTGCGGGCGGCCGCCCTCCTATAG
- a CDS encoding TIGR00282 family metallophosphoesterase → MRLLFIGDVMAEPGLRAVGLHLPDIRDRYDLVIANGENAAKGKGLDRRAYRLLREAGVDLVSLGNHAWDHKEVYELLEKEPVVRALNYPPGTPGRGWWRLVAGGESLLFAQVMGRIFMDPLDDPFRALDALLAEEKADYVLVEVHAEATSEKMALAHYLDGRVSAVLGTHTHVPTLDAGPLPQGTLYQTDVGMTGTYRSIIGGEVEAFLARFLTGRPQPFRPAQGKARLHATELFLEGGRGVSISPYVWEEP, encoded by the coding sequence ATGCGGCTTCTTTTCATCGGGGACGTGATGGCCGAGCCGGGCCTGAGGGCGGTGGGCCTGCACCTGCCGGACATCCGCGACCGCTACGACCTGGTCATCGCCAACGGGGAGAACGCCGCCAAAGGCAAGGGCCTGGACCGGCGGGCCTACCGCCTCCTGCGGGAAGCGGGGGTGGACCTCGTTTCCTTGGGCAACCACGCCTGGGACCACAAGGAGGTCTACGAGCTTTTGGAGAAGGAGCCTGTGGTGCGGGCCTTGAACTACCCCCCCGGCACCCCGGGCCGGGGGTGGTGGCGGCTCGTGGCGGGAGGGGAGAGCCTGCTCTTCGCGCAGGTGATGGGCCGGATCTTCATGGACCCCCTGGACGACCCCTTCCGGGCCCTGGACGCCCTCCTCGCGGAGGAGAAGGCGGACTACGTCCTGGTGGAGGTCCACGCCGAGGCCACCAGCGAGAAGATGGCCCTGGCCCACTACCTGGATGGACGGGTTTCGGCAGTCCTCGGCACCCACACCCACGTGCCCACCTTGGACGCCGGGCCCCTGCCCCAGGGTACCCTTTACCAGACCGATGTGGGCATGACCGGCACCTACCGGTCCATCATCGGGGGGGAGGTGGAGGCCTTTTTGGCCCGCTTCCTCACCGGCCGTCCCCAGCCCTTCCGCCCCGCCCAGGGCAAGGCCCGCCTGCACGCCACGGAGCTTTTCCTGGAGGGGGGAAGGGGGGTTTCCATCAGCCCCTACGTCTGGGAGGAGCCGTGA
- a CDS encoding phosphoenolpyruvate carboxylase, producing the protein MEGEAFAVLRGEVDLLGRLLGEAIRAVSGERLYALVEEVRHLARARRQGEEGVGEALLARVEGLSLEEAEALVRAFTHYFHLVNLAEERHRVRVNRLRARAETPESPRPEGFLALAKALRERGLSLEEAEAHLNRLELYLTFTAHPTETRRRTLRNHLERLQEEMEAGDPGRLLARVVLLYATEEVRKARPTVEDEIKGGLYYLPTTLWQAVPRVVAGLEAALERVYGRRPRLRSPVRFRSWMGGDRDGNPFVTPEVTAFAARYARQVAREKFLEELAGLVRDLSLSEAKVPASWEVRQGGEGVERFPGEPYRRFFARLYTRLAQGEATTEELARALKVAEAGLALVGLGRVAESFLRPLEVRLSAFGLELAPLDLREEASRLLEAASELLAVGGIHPGFLALPEEAQEALLTEELKTARPLLPVGQEPEGEALRVALGALRAWSDPGGHVVSMTHRPRDLLAVFLLAREVGLYRPGQPLPFDVVPLFETLEDLRRAPGVLRRLLQNPVFLAHARGRGGVEVMIGYSDSNKDAGFLMANLALYEAQEALARVGEEAGLPVHFFHGRGTSTARGGGPAGRAIASLPPRSVGRRLRLTEQGEALADRYAHPELAVRHLEQLLYHFALAALGEGREPEAPWREALGRAGEESMARYRALLGEEGFFPFFEALTPIREIGELPIASRPVYRHGRVRDIRDLRAIPWVMAWTQVRLLLPGWYGLSALEVLPLDLLRRMYRGWPFFATTLESAAMALAKADLGVARLYLRLVPEALHPLFHRIAEEYAKTVALLEAVFQAPLLHNQQTLARQTALRNPYVDPIHFLQVELLRRYRAPGGQEDEGLRKALLLSLLGVAAGLRNAG; encoded by the coding sequence GTGGAGGGGGAGGCCTTTGCCGTCCTCCGGGGGGAGGTGGACCTCCTGGGCCGCCTCCTGGGCGAGGCCATCCGGGCCGTTTCCGGGGAGCGCCTCTACGCTCTGGTGGAGGAGGTGCGCCACCTGGCCCGGGCCCGCCGCCAGGGGGAGGAAGGGGTGGGGGAGGCCCTCCTTGCCCGGGTGGAGGGGCTCTCCCTGGAGGAGGCCGAGGCCCTGGTCCGGGCCTTCACCCACTACTTCCACCTGGTGAACCTGGCGGAGGAGCGGCACCGGGTACGGGTGAACCGCCTCCGCGCCCGGGCGGAGACCCCGGAAAGCCCCAGGCCAGAGGGGTTTTTGGCCCTGGCCAAGGCCCTCAGGGAGCGTGGCCTCTCCCTGGAGGAGGCCGAGGCCCACCTGAACCGCCTGGAGCTCTACCTCACCTTCACCGCCCATCCCACGGAGACCCGCCGGCGCACCCTGAGAAACCACCTGGAACGCCTTCAGGAGGAGATGGAGGCGGGGGACCCCGGCCGCCTCCTCGCCCGGGTGGTCCTGCTCTACGCCACCGAGGAGGTGCGCAAGGCCAGGCCCACGGTGGAGGACGAGATCAAGGGGGGCCTTTACTACCTGCCCACCACCTTGTGGCAGGCGGTGCCCCGGGTGGTGGCGGGCCTCGAGGCCGCCCTGGAGCGGGTGTACGGGAGGCGCCCCCGCCTCAGGAGCCCGGTGCGCTTCAGGAGCTGGATGGGGGGGGACCGGGACGGCAACCCCTTCGTCACCCCGGAGGTGACCGCCTTCGCCGCCCGCTATGCCCGTCAGGTGGCGCGGGAAAAGTTCCTGGAGGAGCTCGCTGGCTTGGTGCGGGACCTCTCCCTTTCTGAGGCCAAGGTGCCCGCCTCCTGGGAGGTGCGGCAGGGGGGCGAGGGGGTGGAGCGCTTTCCCGGGGAACCCTACCGCCGTTTCTTCGCCCGGCTCTACACCCGGTTGGCCCAGGGAGAGGCCACCACGGAGGAGCTGGCGCGGGCCCTCAAGGTGGCGGAGGCGGGGCTGGCCTTGGTGGGCCTGGGCCGGGTGGCGGAGAGCTTTCTGCGCCCTCTGGAGGTCCGCCTCTCCGCCTTCGGCCTGGAGCTCGCCCCCCTGGACCTCCGGGAGGAAGCCTCCAGGCTCCTGGAGGCGGCCAGCGAGCTCCTGGCCGTAGGCGGGATCCACCCCGGCTTCCTCGCCCTGCCCGAGGAGGCCCAGGAGGCCCTCCTCACCGAGGAGCTCAAGACCGCCCGCCCCCTCCTTCCCGTGGGCCAGGAGCCGGAGGGGGAGGCTCTGCGGGTGGCCCTGGGGGCCCTCAGGGCCTGGTCCGACCCGGGGGGCCACGTGGTCTCCATGACCCACCGCCCGAGGGACCTCCTCGCCGTCTTCCTCCTGGCCCGGGAGGTGGGCCTTTACCGCCCCGGCCAGCCCCTGCCCTTCGACGTGGTCCCCCTCTTCGAGACCCTGGAGGACCTGCGGCGGGCGCCTGGGGTCCTCCGCCGCCTCCTGCAGAACCCCGTCTTCCTGGCCCACGCCCGGGGCCGGGGCGGGGTGGAGGTGATGATCGGCTACTCCGACTCCAACAAGGACGCGGGCTTCCTCATGGCCAACCTGGCCCTTTACGAGGCCCAGGAGGCCCTGGCCCGGGTGGGGGAGGAGGCGGGGCTTCCCGTCCACTTTTTCCACGGGCGGGGCACCTCCACCGCCCGGGGCGGGGGCCCCGCGGGCCGGGCCATCGCCAGCCTGCCTCCCCGGAGCGTGGGCCGCCGCCTGCGCCTCACGGAGCAGGGGGAGGCCCTGGCCGACCGCTACGCCCACCCGGAGCTGGCGGTGCGCCATCTGGAGCAGCTCCTCTACCACTTCGCCCTGGCGGCCCTGGGGGAGGGGCGGGAGCCGGAAGCCCCCTGGCGGGAGGCCCTGGGGCGGGCGGGGGAGGAGAGCATGGCCCGCTACCGGGCCCTCCTCGGCGAGGAGGGGTTCTTCCCCTTCTTCGAGGCCCTCACCCCCATCCGGGAGATCGGGGAGCTGCCCATCGCCAGCCGCCCCGTCTACCGCCACGGCCGGGTGCGGGACATCCGGGACCTCCGGGCCATCCCCTGGGTCATGGCCTGGACCCAGGTCCGCCTCCTCCTGCCCGGCTGGTACGGCCTCTCCGCCCTGGAGGTTCTCCCCCTGGACCTTCTGAGGCGGATGTACCGGGGGTGGCCCTTCTTCGCCACCACCCTGGAGAGCGCGGCCATGGCCCTGGCCAAGGCCGACCTGGGGGTGGCGAGGCTCTACCTGCGCCTGGTCCCCGAGGCCCTCCACCCCCTCTTCCACCGCATCGCCGAGGAGTACGCCAAGACGGTGGCCCTCCTGGAGGCGGTCTTCCAAGCCCCCCTCCTCCACAACCAGCAGACCTTGGCGCGGCAGACCGCCCTGCGCAACCCCTACGTGGACCCCATCCACTTCCTGCAGGTGGAGCTCCTGCGCCGCTACCGCGCCCCGGGGGGCCAGGAGGACGAGGGGCTCAGGAAGGCCCTCCTCCTCTCCCTCCTGGGAGTGGCGGCGGGCCTCAGGAACGCCGGCTGA